A window from Citrus sinensis cultivar Valencia sweet orange chromosome 5, DVS_A1.0, whole genome shotgun sequence encodes these proteins:
- the LOC102620527 gene encoding probable disease resistance protein At4g27220: MAVEFCQGVFSSIISEGAKALFEPIMRQISYVFKYQSYIEELKDQVKELGGINEMVQQHVYHATRQGKEIYQGVQDWRSRVESTEGVAKSIIDEEDGAKKSCFKGLCPNLLSRYKLSKRAANAAKDAANLMEKGYELKGDVSYDPPPDIEAPMGGKDNEAFDSRKKVLQDVMEALKDDKLNIIGVYGMGGVGKTTLVRQVRKQVMEDKLFDKVVMAELTHESDNQQIQNKLASDLGIKFELNENIFDRANRLRRVLKKEKRVLIILDNIWTRLELDAVGIPSGDVAEKDRKDDQRRCTIILTSRKQDLLSIDMNSQKNFPIDALPRKEALQLFEKIVGDSTKISAFQSIANEIVKRCGGLPVALSTVANALKTKELDFWKDALNQLRRSDARLIHGMQANVYTSIKLSYDFLESEEAKSLFCLCGLYSEGHAIQVYDLLRYGVGWGLFENVYTLEEARSRVHRLIDNLKSSCLLLDDDAKDEVKMCDVIHVVAVSIAAEKRMFNIPNVADVKKKMEETIQKDPIAISLPRRDIQELPKRLQCPHLQLFLLITKGIAPVSMQISDLFFEGTEELKVLSLNRIHFSSLPSSLGRLINLQTLCLDGCGLKDIAIVGQLKKLEILSLRDSKIKQLPLEIGQLTRLQLLDLSDCRSLVVIAPNVISKFSRLKELYMGDSFSQWDKVKGGRNASLAELKGLSKLTTLEIQVRDAQILPQDLVFVELQRYRICIGEALGVQRVDSETSRLVELCGLANVSSLLENYGMKMLLKKTEDINLDELKGVQNVVHELDDGEGFPRLKHLQVKLCSEILHIVGSVGRVRRKVFPLLESLSLIYLNNLETICDSQLTEDQSFSNLRIIKVRNSQKLKQLFSFSIAKNLLRLQKVEVASCYKLEMIFGPDSLGFNEIIADDDPAPKVSLPSLEELNLRELRNIKKIWPDHNQGILLQLQYLEISYCSSMEGIVDTTGWSERDEGKFIELKVFPKLHSMRLQWLRKLTSFANTGHIHSDLVVEFPSLLNLNIDGCSNMLRFISTSSPEDTNHSEMQPPPLFDEKVRLPSLEGNRFDTYIWDPTAKHTNLEIKYKMP, translated from the exons ATGGCTGTAGAATTCTGTCAAGGTGTTTTTTCAAGCATTATATCAGAAGGCGCAAAGGCATTGTTCGAACCGATTATGCGGCAGATCTCTTATGTGTTCAAGTACCAGAGCTACATAGAAGAGCTGAAAGATCAAGTGAAGGAGTTGGGAGGTATAAACGAAATGGTGCAACAACATGTTTATCATGCTACCCGACAAGGGAAAGAGATTTATCAGGGTGTCCAAGACTGGCGAAGTAGGGTTGAATCTACGGAGGGGGTTGCAAAATCTATCATTGACGAAGAAGATGGAGCCAAGAAGTCCTGCTTCAAAGGATTGTGTCCAAATTTGTTGTCTCGTTACAAACTCAGTAAACGAGCAGCAAATGCCGCAAAAGATGCTGCTAATCTCATGGAAAAAGGCTACGAACTGAAGGGTGATGTTTCCTACGATCCTCCTCCAGATATCGAAGCACCTATGGGCGGGAAAGATAACGAGGCCTTTGATTCAAGAAAGAAAGTATTACAGGATGTTATGGAGGCGTTGAAGGATGATAAGCTCAACATAATTGGGGTCTACGGCATGGGCGGCGTGGGTAAAACCACGCTAGTCAGGCAAGTTAGAAAGCAAGTGATGGAAGATAAGTTGTTCGATAAGGTCGTTATGGCTGAGCTAACACATGAATCAGATAATCagcaaattcaaaacaaactcGCTTCTGATTTAGGCATAAAGTTTGAGTTGAATGAGAATATATTCGACAGAGCAAATCGACTACGTCGAGTattgaagaaagagaagcGGGTCCTCATTATATTGGATAATATTTGGACAAGACTTGAGTTGGATGCGGTTGGAATCCCTTCTGGAGATGTTGCTGAGAAAGATAGAAAGGATGATCAGAGAAGATGCACAATAATATTGACGTCTAGAAAGCAAGATTTATTGAGCATTGATATGAATTCCCAGAAAAATTTCCCGATCGATGCTTTGCCACGAAAAGAAGCATTGCAGTTATTTGAGAAGATAGTGGGTGATTCAACTAAAATATCTGCTTTTCAAAGTATAGCAAATGAGATCGTTAAAAGATGCGGAGGTTTGCCTGTTGCACTGAGTACAGTTGCAAATGCTCTGAAAACTAAGGAGCTTGACTTTTGGAAAGATGCATTGAATCAGCTAAGAAGATCGGATGCAAGACTAATTCATGGCATGCAAGCAAATGTGTACACCTCCATAAAATTGAGTTATGACTTCTTGGAAAGTGAGGAGGCAAAATCTCTGTTCTGTCTTTGTGGTCTATACAGTGAAGGTCATGCTATACAAGTTTATGACTTATTGAGATATGGTGTGGGTTGGGGTTTGTTTGAAAATGTTTACACACTGGAAGAAGCAAGGAGTAGAGTGCATCGGTTGATCGACAATCTCAAATCTTCATGCTTATTGTTGGACGATGATGCAAAAGATGAAGTTAAAATGTGTGACGTCATTCATGTTGTTGCTGTATCAATTGCCGCAGAGAAGCGCATGTTTAATATTCCAAATGTTGCTGACgtgaagaaaaagatggaagAGACAATACAGAAAGATCCAATTGCTATTTCATTACCTCGGAGAGATATTCAGGAGCTCCCTAAAAGGTTGCAATGTCCCCATCtccaattatttttgttgattacAAAGGGCATAGCCCCTGTCTCTATGCAAATTTCAGACCTCTTTTTTGAAGGGACGGAAGAACTCAAAGTGTTAAGTCTTAATAGAATTCATTTCTCTTCATTACCTTCATCACTTGGTCGCCTCATTAACCTTCAAACATTGTGTTTAGATGGTTGTGGACTAAAAGATATAGCAATAGTTGGACAGCTAAAGAAATTAGAGATTCTCAGCCTTCGAGATTCCAAAATTAAGCAGTTGCCACTTGAGATTGGACAATTGACGCGGTTACAGTTGCTAGATTTGAGCGATTGTAGGAGCCTTGTAGTGATAGCACCAAATgtcatatcaaaattttctcgATTGAAAGAACTATATATGGGTGACAGCTTTTCGCAGTGGGATAAGGTTAAAGGAGGAAGAAATGCCAGTCTTGCTGAATTGAAGGGGTTGTCAAAGCTAACTACTTTGGAGATACAAGTTCGGGATGCCCAAATTCTGCCGCAGGATTTGGTCTTTGTGGAATTGCAAAGATACAGGATATGTATAGGAGAAGCGTTGGGCGTGCAGCGCGTTGATTCTGAAACATCAAGATTGGTGGAGCTCTGTGGGCTAGCAAATGTTAGCAGTCTTTTGGAGAATTATGGGATGAAAATGTTGCTGAAGAAAACTGAAGATATCAATCTAGACGAACTGAAGGGTGTTCAGAATGTTGTTCATGAATTAGATGATGGGGAAGGTTTTCCACGATTGAAGCATCTTCAAGTAAAACTTTGTTCTGAGATTTTACATATTGTCGGTTCAGTTGGACGGGTTCGTCGCAAAGTCTTCCCCTTGCTGGAGTCATTGTCTCTTATCTATTTGAACAATTTGGAGACAATATGTGACAGCCAACTCACAGAAGATCAGTCTTTCAGCAACTTAAGGATTATAAAAGTACGCAACTCTCAGAAATTGAAGCAACTTTTCTCATTCTCCATAGCCAAAAACCTACTGCGGCTTCAAAAAGTAGAAGTGGCTTCTTGCTATAAACTGGAAATGATTTTTG gACCCGATTCTTTGGGATTCAACGAAATCATTGCTGATGATGATCCTGCTCCTAAG GTTAGTCTTCCGAGCTTAGAGGAATTGAATCTCAGGGAATTAAGAAACATCAAAAAGATATGGCCCGATCATAATCAAGGAAT TCTTTTGCAACTCCAATATCTTGAGATAAGTTATTGTTCGTCAATGGAAGGGATAGTCGACACCACGGGGTGGTCAGAAAGAGATGAAGGAAAGTTCATTGAATTAAAGGTTTTTCCTAAACTACACTCCATGCGGCTCCAATGGCTTCGAAAACTAACAAGCTTTGCCAATACGGGACATATTCATTCAGATTTAGTTGTTGAATTCCCTTCTTTGCTAAACCTCAACATTGATGGTTGCAGTAATATGTTAAGATTCATCTCTACGAGCTCACCAGAAGACACCAATCATTCTGAAATGCAACCTCCTCCTCTCTTTGacgaaaag GTACGACTTCCTAGTTTGGAG GGTAATCGATTTGATACTTATATTTGGGATCCTACTGCAAAGCATACtaatttggaaataaaatataaaatgccGTGA